Proteins from a single region of Flavobacterium sp. YJ01:
- a CDS encoding SDR family oxidoreductase — MSKKTAIVTGGNSGLGFATAKKLCDNGIKTYIIGRSKEKTEDACKEIGENAIPVIFDLNNLAGIPEMIESITKENSIDILVNNAGINMKKEIPDVTDEDFLSIIHTNLLSVFAVSREVVKKMKANGGGSIINISSMASQYGIPKVIAYSSSKGAIEAMTRAMATELAPVGIRVNCIAPGFIKTKMSSTALDNDPERKNKVLGRTPMGYLGEPSDIADAVYYFALSESKYTTGTVLPVDGGNSIGF; from the coding sequence ATGAGTAAGAAAACGGCAATTGTAACCGGAGGAAATTCGGGTTTAGGTTTTGCAACCGCAAAAAAACTTTGTGATAATGGGATCAAAACTTACATAATCGGAAGATCGAAAGAGAAAACAGAAGATGCATGTAAGGAAATTGGAGAAAATGCTATTCCAGTAATCTTTGACTTAAATAATCTAGCCGGAATTCCAGAGATGATTGAAAGCATTACAAAAGAAAATTCGATTGATATTTTGGTAAACAATGCTGGAATTAATATGAAAAAGGAAATTCCAGATGTAACCGATGAAGATTTTCTTTCAATTATTCATACCAATCTTTTGAGTGTTTTTGCGGTGAGTAGAGAAGTCGTAAAAAAAATGAAAGCAAACGGAGGAGGAAGTATTATTAATATCAGCTCGATGGCGTCGCAATACGGAATCCCAAAAGTTATTGCATATTCATCAAGTAAAGGCGCAATTGAAGCTATGACTCGTGCTATGGCAACAGAATTGGCACCTGTAGGAATTCGCGTAAACTGTATTGCTCCGGGATTCATCAAAACTAAAATGTCATCGACAGCTTTGGACAATGATCCAGAAAGAAAAAATAAAGTATTGGGAAGAACGCCAATGGGATATTTAGGAGAACCATCAGACATTGCAGATGCGGTTTATTATTTCGCTTTAAGCGAATCAAAATATACTACTGGTACAGTATTGCCAGTTGATGGAGGAAATAGTATAGGTTTTTAA
- a CDS encoding alpha-glucuronidase family glycosyl hydrolase, with translation MALLRFLFLFLLISFSSLAQKDYKLWLQYNRVNNSVLVSEYKRNFKGIVVLGNSETIKIVEKEIKAGFSDMLGNIPEIKLDVKGENNLIVGSASNLDMELKNELKSDFSKINEEGFIIKSISFKNKKQIIITGKNDVAVLYGVFNFLRILQTNKSVKNLNIVDFPKINIRILNHWDNLDRTVERGYAGFSLWNWQKLPDFIDQRYIDYARANASIGINGTVLTNVNANALILTPQYLEKVEALANVFRPYGIKVYLTARFSAPIEIGKLKTADPKDTEVINWWKNKSAEIYKRIPDFGGFLVKANSEGQPGPQNYGRDHVDGANMLADAVAPFGGLIMWRAFVYSEHDANDRAKQAYVEFQPYDGKFKENVIVQVKNGPIDFQPREPFHPLFGAMPKTPLMMEFQITQEYLGFSTHLVFLPKLFQEVLESDTYQKGKGSTVAKVVDGTLCQNKLTGIAGVANIGSDLNWTGHPFAQANWYGFGRLAWNPYLDSETIADEWLRSTFSNDENFIKRVKDMMIESREAVVNYMTPLGLHHIMDTGHHYGPGPWISDLSRPEWNPTYYHKADKNGIGFDRSKSGTNAVSQYAPEVANVFDNLEICSEKDLLWFHHVSWDYKLKNGQTLWNSMALKYQEGVNQVAAMQNVWNQTEKYVDSERFNEVKMLLEIQHKEAKWWRDACLLYFQQFSGKELPNGVEKPTQTLEYFKSLKFPFAPGNG, from the coding sequence ATGGCTTTATTACGATTTCTTTTCCTATTTCTTCTTATTTCCTTTTCGTCTTTAGCACAAAAGGATTATAAATTGTGGCTTCAGTATAATAGAGTTAACAATTCTGTCTTGGTTTCAGAATATAAAAGAAATTTTAAAGGTATTGTTGTTTTAGGAAACTCCGAAACTATTAAAATCGTTGAGAAAGAAATCAAAGCTGGATTTTCAGACATGTTGGGAAATATTCCTGAAATCAAATTAGATGTAAAAGGAGAAAATAATCTTATCGTTGGTTCAGCATCGAATTTGGATATGGAACTAAAAAACGAATTGAAATCAGATTTTAGTAAAATAAATGAAGAAGGTTTTATCATCAAATCGATTTCTTTTAAAAACAAAAAACAAATCATTATTACAGGAAAAAATGACGTTGCGGTTTTATACGGAGTTTTTAATTTCTTGAGAATATTACAGACGAATAAATCGGTTAAAAATTTAAATATTGTCGATTTTCCAAAGATAAATATCAGAATCCTGAATCATTGGGATAATCTCGATAGGACTGTAGAAAGAGGTTATGCCGGATTTTCGCTTTGGAACTGGCAGAAATTGCCTGATTTTATTGATCAGCGTTATATTGATTACGCTAGAGCGAATGCCTCAATCGGAATCAACGGAACGGTTTTGACCAACGTAAACGCAAATGCTTTAATTCTAACTCCGCAATATTTAGAGAAAGTGGAAGCATTAGCAAATGTTTTTAGACCTTATGGAATAAAAGTATATTTAACAGCAAGATTCTCGGCACCAATCGAAATTGGAAAATTAAAAACTGCCGATCCAAAAGATACGGAAGTGATTAATTGGTGGAAAAATAAATCTGCTGAAATTTATAAAAGAATTCCAGATTTTGGAGGATTTTTGGTAAAAGCCAATTCTGAAGGTCAGCCTGGCCCTCAAAATTATGGTAGAGATCATGTCGATGGAGCAAATATGCTAGCTGATGCCGTTGCGCCTTTTGGTGGCCTGATTATGTGGAGAGCTTTTGTATATTCTGAACACGATGCAAACGATCGTGCGAAACAAGCTTACGTCGAATTTCAGCCATATGACGGAAAGTTCAAAGAAAATGTAATTGTTCAGGTCAAGAACGGACCAATCGATTTTCAGCCTAGAGAACCTTTTCATCCATTATTTGGAGCGATGCCGAAAACGCCTTTAATGATGGAGTTTCAAATCACTCAGGAATATTTAGGTTTCAGCACGCATTTGGTTTTTCTGCCAAAATTATTTCAAGAAGTTTTAGAATCAGATACCTATCAAAAAGGAAAAGGTTCAACTGTTGCTAAAGTTGTGGATGGCACGTTATGCCAAAATAAATTAACAGGAATTGCAGGCGTTGCCAATATCGGGAGCGACTTAAACTGGACAGGCCATCCTTTTGCACAGGCAAATTGGTATGGTTTCGGGCGATTGGCTTGGAATCCGTATTTAGATTCGGAGACTATTGCTGATGAATGGTTAAGAAGTACTTTTTCAAACGATGAAAATTTCATCAAACGTGTAAAAGATATGATGATCGAATCGCGTGAAGCAGTTGTCAATTATATGACGCCGCTCGGTTTGCATCACATTATGGACACTGGACATCATTATGGACCTGGGCCTTGGATTTCGGATTTATCAAGGCCAGAATGGAATCCGACTTATTATCATAAAGCAGATAAAAATGGAATTGGTTTTGACCGTTCAAAATCGGGTACAAATGCTGTTTCTCAATATGCACCAGAAGTTGCAAATGTTTTTGATAATTTAGAAATCTGTTCAGAGAAAGATCTATTATGGTTTCATCATGTTTCGTGGGATTATAAATTGAAAAACGGTCAGACGCTTTGGAACAGTATGGCATTAAAATATCAGGAAGGTGTAAATCAGGTTGCAGCAATGCAAAATGTTTGGAATCAAACAGAAAAATATGTTGACAGCGAACGTTTTAATGAAGTAAAAATGTTATTGGAAATTCAGCATAAAGAAGCAAAATGGTGGCGTGATGCGTGTTTGTTGTATTTTCAACAGTTTTCAGGAAAAGAACTTCCTAATGGAGTAGAAAAACCGACACAGACATTAGAGTATTTTAAATCATTAAAATTCCCTTTTGCGCCAGGGAATGGATAA
- a CDS encoding LacI family DNA-binding transcriptional regulator: protein MEENKHVTIYDIAERLNLATSTISRALKDHHTISDKTIKKVKKTAEEMGFVPNTLAAGLRGNKTRTIGVLIPTVTQPFLSSLISGIEITAQKSDYTVIIMQSHDSYEEEVNMAKSLYSNRVSGVICSLAMETRDTAHFHQFSNNNIPLVFVDRVPKDYNTFRVVIDNYTAGYKATKHLIEQGCIRIAHLTAGSELGNLYNERKRGYIEALKDHNIEVEEELIINLNSVTYEDGVKASNSLFDLNPIPDGLFAPGDILAVSAVQTAKKRGIKVPEEFKVIGFNNDPISQIIDPNLSTITHPAEKMGKAAAEIIIKNLKSSKNDDAKEITFLNTEVLARESSQKQ from the coding sequence ATGGAAGAAAATAAACATGTAACAATCTATGATATTGCAGAGAGGCTTAATCTAGCAACATCTACCATTTCGCGAGCTTTAAAAGATCATCACACCATAAGTGATAAAACGATTAAGAAAGTGAAAAAAACTGCTGAAGAAATGGGCTTTGTTCCCAATACATTAGCAGCAGGTTTGCGTGGAAATAAAACTAGAACGATTGGTGTTTTGATTCCAACCGTTACACAGCCTTTTTTGTCATCACTTATTAGCGGAATCGAAATCACAGCTCAAAAATCAGATTATACTGTTATTATTATGCAGTCGCACGACTCGTATGAGGAAGAAGTCAATATGGCGAAATCTTTATACAGTAATCGTGTAAGTGGTGTTATTTGCTCTTTGGCAATGGAAACCAGAGATACTGCACATTTTCATCAGTTTTCGAATAATAATATTCCGTTGGTTTTTGTAGATAGGGTTCCAAAAGATTATAATACTTTTAGAGTAGTAATTGATAATTATACAGCTGGTTATAAAGCAACTAAACATCTTATTGAACAAGGTTGTATTCGTATTGCACATTTAACAGCTGGATCAGAATTAGGTAATTTGTATAATGAAAGAAAAAGAGGTTACATAGAAGCCCTAAAAGATCATAATATAGAAGTAGAAGAAGAGCTGATCATTAATCTAAATTCTGTTACTTATGAAGATGGAGTAAAAGCAAGCAATTCGTTATTCGATTTAAATCCAATTCCTGACGGATTGTTCGCTCCTGGAGATATTTTGGCTGTAAGTGCTGTTCAGACTGCTAAAAAACGCGGAATAAAAGTACCGGAAGAGTTTAAAGTGATTGGTTTTAATAACGATCCAATTTCTCAGATTATTGACCCTAATTTATCTACGATAACGCATCCGGCTGAAAAAATGGGAAAAGCAGCAGCCGAAATTATTATCAAAAATCTGAAATCATCTAAAAATGATGATGCTAAAGAAATTACCTTTTTAAATACAGAAGTACTTGCAAGGGAATCTTCACAGAAACAATAA
- a CDS encoding PepSY-like domain-containing protein — MKKIFLAIALLVLTISTSAQKKIEVTELPKPAQEFLKKHFSHTSVEKAQKDPEHGEKGYEVKLKDGTEVEFWKDGSYREVDGGDKPIPTAFIPENIKAYVTKNHPNEKITHIDYGHKDLDVDLTNKIDLEFTKEGKILKDKKNNVSK; from the coding sequence ATGAAAAAGATATTTTTGGCCATAGCTTTGTTAGTTTTAACAATCTCGACCAGTGCGCAGAAAAAAATTGAAGTAACTGAACTACCAAAACCAGCACAGGAATTTTTGAAGAAGCATTTTAGTCATACTTCAGTAGAAAAAGCTCAAAAAGATCCAGAACATGGGGAAAAGGGCTATGAAGTTAAACTGAAAGATGGAACTGAAGTAGAATTTTGGAAAGATGGTTCATATCGAGAAGTTGATGGAGGAGATAAACCAATTCCAACTGCTTTTATTCCTGAAAACATAAAAGCTTATGTAACTAAAAATCACCCGAATGAGAAAATAACACATATCGACTATGGGCATAAAGACTTAGATGTCGATTTAACCAATAAAATTGATTTGGAATTTACCAAAGAAGGCAAGATTCTAAAAGATAAAAAGAACAATGTCAGTAAATAA